Genomic DNA from Niabella ginsenosidivorans:
TCTTGTTCTTAGTTGAAAGGGCCATAAATTCATTTATTGAAAGAAGTGATACTTTAGGAAAGCTTATTGTTTTCAACAGTTTAAAATGTTTGTCTTCTGAAATAAGATAATAAGCCCTGCCAGCAATAGCGCAATCTGCATATTTATTATCATCTTCATCAATTAACAGCCATTTATAAAAAGCGGTATAAAAATGTACATTAGGCAACTCTTTCAGCAGTGAAATAAATGCATTAGCTGTAGATACACTAAACTTTTGTTCTATTATTTCCTGGTATTCAAATAGTATCTCAGAAAAAACAGCGAGATCAAAGTTTCCTTTCGCCAAAGACTGGTAAATGACGTGATAGGGGGCAGTGAAGTAAGGCTCATCACCAATATATTACAGTCAAGAGCAACTGTCATATCTTATCATGCTGATTTTCTAAAATGCTCTTCTTTCCAGCGCTCAAATATATCCCGGGTATAGTTGTGGATTTCGGCTGCTTTATCTGCTTCACGTACCACTTTATCGCTTAAATAAGTAATGAGCAAAGACTTAAGCTTCTTTAAATCTTCCTCACTTTGATCAGTGGAAAAAAGTTTCAGGATCTCTAATTGTATATTGTTTAATGCTGCTTCCATTTTCTATATTGGCATCAGATTTTTTCTTACCTAAACAACGTGGTGCACACGTTATACATTTTTCGCTTTAGTTGGATTGCGCAAAAATTAAAGGGGGCTTGGATTTAAAGTAAAATAGTTTTAAATCCAAAGATATTTCCTCTTATCGCATTCGCTTTCCTTCAAAAGGATAAAAGGACAACCCCAGCGAAAGCAAAAACCTTCTGGAACGCACTTCCCTGTTCTCATATACCGCCGGCGGACTGTCTTCATGAGTGCTGGCGGCTAACGGATTGGTGGCAAAATGTGCGCCTACATCCAGCTTCATCCAGGAAATGCCGGGAAACCCTGCCTGAAAAAGCAGACTGGGCTCAAAAAATACGCGGCCTTTATTTTTCATACTGGTATATCCCAGCATGGATTGCTCTTCCTCAGAATAACTGGTACGGATATTATTGGAGGTCAGCAGGGAAAACTGTGGTGCAACGGATAAACGGGCGTTTTCCGTAAAAAAGAAATTAAATGACGGGGTAAGGTGGTATTTTATAAAATCAAAGTCAAAATAATGCCTGCGCTCCGTTGGTGTGCCTGTATCCGTGGATTTTGAGGACCCGAACCCGGCGCCCAGCACTCCGTTAAAATATACTTTACCGGAGCCTCCCATCTCCGTGTAAAAACCTGCGCCCACCTCTATCATGGAACGGGTGTAGCTGATCTTGCTGCCTTTATTCCCGTCCATAAGGTCATCATTGTTATAAAGATCTTTTTCAAACCGGCGCATGCCCGCTGCCTGAATAAGGAAATGATCGGTAACCGCATACGCCGCCTGCACATCAAAGCCGAGGTTCCGGTCGATTGTATGCCGCTGATTACTATCAAGATCAGGATTGTTAAAAAGATCATCGGGATTGGCAGCAAAGGCTCCCGTCAGCTTCAGATCTCCTTTCTCACGGAAAAAAACGGCATTGTACACCGCCGGGCTGTTTATATACCGCGGGTTGGTAGAGCTGCAGGATGCAAGAAAAAAAACAAGTGCACTTATAACCAACACATAAACAGTTTTCTTCATAACAAATTATTTTTGAATTTTTTATATAAAACGACAGCAAAACAGAAAATGCAACAGTAAAACAGATTGATTTATCTTTAACCTCCTAAATGCAAATTATGGACCGGATCCTGGAAGCCCGTAAAAGAATAGCGCTGGTAGCGCATGATCATAAGAAGGAAGAACTGCTGGCCTGGGCGTTTTCCTGTAAAGAGCAATTGTCTGCCCATGAGCTGTTTGCTACAGGCACCACGGGTAATATGCTGGAAAAAGCATTGCATCTGCCCGTACACAAACTATTAAGTGGTCCCCTGGGTGGGGATCAGCAGATCGGCGTTATGATTGCAGAAGCAAGGCTGGATGTACTGATCTTTTTCTGGGACCCGATGGAAGCGCAGCCGCATGACCCGGATGTAAAAGCCTTACTCCGGCTAGCAGCCACCTACAACCTGCCGGTGGCCTGTAATGCCGCCACGGCCGACTTTATGTTTTCCTCACCCTTTATGACAGAGGCATACAGGGCTCTTCAAACGGACTATTCACAGTACCTGAAAAGGCAATTACCGAACCAATCCATATGACAAAGTGTTTTATTGAGTCCTGGGCTATGGGCCAGGTCAAAAATTTAAAGCCCTGATAACAATAGACAACAAACGCATTCAATGCCTTTTAAATTACATACCCCATTTCCTCCCGCAGGAGACCAGCCGGAAGCGATCCGGCAGTTGACAGAAGGCATTCTGGAAGGAGAAAAATACCAGACCCTGTTAGGGGTTACCGGTAGTGGTAAGACCTTTACAATGGCCAACGTAATCCAGAATGTACAGCGGCCTACGCTCATTATTACCCATAACAAAACCCTTGTAGCCCAGCTATACGGCGAGTTCCGGCAGTTTTTTCCTGAAAATGCAGTAGAATATTTTGTATCTTATTACGATTACTACCAGCCGGAAGCCTATATGCCGGTAAGCGATACCTATATCGAAAAAGATCTTGCCATCAACGAGGAACTGGACAAGCTGCGCCTGCGGGCCACCACCAGCCTGCTGAGCGGCAGGAGGGATATTATTGTGGTGGCATCAGTAAGCTGCATTTATGGTATGGGTAACCCCACCGATTATGAAAATGGCATCATCCGTATTGACCGGGGTCAAACCATCTCCCGCCAGGGGTTCTTACATGCGCTGGTCAATTCTCTTTATACGCGCACCACGCTGGAATTTACAAGAGGCACATTCCGTGTAAAGGGCGATACGGTGGATATTAATATTCCCTACCTGGATTTCGGATACCGGGTCACTTTTTTCGGGGATGAGATCGAGCAAATTGAAAGTATTGATGTGGTTACCGGCAAAAGGATCGGAAAAATGGAAAATGCAGCCATTTTTCCCGCTAACCTGTATGTAGCGCCCAAAGATGTGATCAACCAGGTGCTGTTTGAGATACAGGATGAAATGCAGGCCCAGGTGGATTATTTTACACAGCAGGGCCGGCTGATAGAAGCACAGCGGATAAAAGAACGGGTGGAGTACGACCTGGAAATGATCAAAGAGCTGGGCTATTGTAATGGGATCGAGAACTATTCGCGCTTTTTTGACCGCCGCAATCCCGGAACAAGGCCCTTCTGTTTGCTGGATTATTTTCCCAGAGACTATATCACCATTATTGATGAAAGTCACCAGACCATGCCGCAGATCAGCGGGATGTACGGGGGTGACAGGAGCCGGAAACTGATCCTGGTGGATTATGGTTTTCGCCTGCCTTCCGCGCTGGATAACCGGCCATTAAACTTTCACGAGTTTGAGAACCTGCAGAACCAGCTGATCTTTGTTTCGGCTACACCGGACAAATATGAACTGGAGAAGACAGGAGGTGTGATCGTAGAACAGGTAGTACGTCCTACAGGTCTTTTAGATCCGCCTATTGAGATCCGCCCCAGCATCAATCAGATCGACGACCTTTTGGATGAGATCGATAAAACGGTAAAAAAAGGGGATCGGGTACTGGTGACCACTTTAACCAAACGCATGGCGGAGGAAATGGACAAGTACCTGCACCGGATCAATATCAAATCAAAATACATCCACAGCGAAGTGGATACTTTGGACCGGGTGGAGATCTTGCGCCAGCTGCGCCTGGGTGAAATTGATGTGCTGGTAGGCGTGAATTTGCTGCGGGAAGGGCTGGATCTTCCGGAAGTAAGCCTGGTGGCCATCCTGGATGCCGATAAAGAAGGTTTTTTACGGAATGAGAAATCGCTGACCCAGACAGCGGGCCGTGCCGCCCGGAATGTGGATGGGAAGGTGATCTTTTATGCCGATACTATAACAGGAAGCATGCAGCGTACCATTGACGAGACCAACCGCCGCCGCGAAAAACAGATCGCCTATAATATGGAGCATAATATTACACCGCGTACCGTTAAAAAATCAAAGGAACAGGTATTCCAGCAAACTTCTGTGCTGGATATTAAAGGTTTTGATGAAAAAGACCGGAACGCCATTGGGTTTGATGAAGACATGATTACCGTAGCGGCAGAGGACCCGGCTGTTTACAAAACCATTCCCCAGATGGAAAAAGCCATTGCCAGAACCAAAAAAGAAATGGAAAAGGCCGCCAAAGACCTGGATTTTATGGAGGCTGCACGGCTGAGGGATGAGATGTTCCGTATGCAAAAAGAGCTGGAAGATATGAAGAAATAGGATGCATTTCCCGGCTTTCCACGGCATAAGAAACCGGGTTGGACCGGGCCGGCCTCAGATCTGAACAAGCAGTTCGCAATAGAAAAATTTATAACCATTAATGATCCTTTTTTTAAGTGGGGTGGAAGTTCGTCTGGAGCCGCACGCCGTTCATATTACAAATGATGCCGCATTGCAGAGATTACTGAACAGGCAGGCGGAGCCTGCTACGGAAAAGCTGGTACAGGAAATAATCAGTGCATATCAGCAACATTACCGGCAGCCGTTTGCTATTAACCCCGATTCTCTTGCTGTCGAAATATGGGGACATGTATATGTTGAACAGTTTGCGGAATACATGGAACGACTGATACAATCGAAATTGATTGAAAAAATTTTATCACCGGTGAAAGGAATCTGCAGCGTCATAGATTGCGGCGAAAGCGGGCATGATCAAAACCGCTGGTTCTGGGATCTGCTGGCTCCTTTTAAATCCACCATTGCCGGCTGGCTGCCGGTTAAACAGTATCCTTTATAAAAGCCCTCTTTTTCAAAGGGATAACCGGGAACGTCGGGTTTTGACTTCTATATATTACCTTAGCAACATGGATAAAAGACTCTTTTTGTTAGATGCCTATGCATTGGTTTTCCGGGCTTACTATGCCCTGATCCGCAGCCCGAGGATTACCACTAAAAATAAAAATACCAATGCCCAGTTTGGGTTTACCAATACCCTGGTGGAGCTGATTACCAAACAAAAGCCAACGCATATGGCGGTTTGTTTTGATACGCATGAATTAACAGAACGGCATACGGATTTTGTTGATTATAAAGCCAACCGCCAGGAAACACCGGAGGATATTCTGATTGCTGTACCGGACATCAAACGCATCATTAAGGGATTTAACATTCCGGTTATTGAAGCACCCGGCTATGAGGCGGATGATATTATCGGCACCCTTAGTAAAAAAGCGGCTGACGAAGGTTACGAGGTTTTTATGGTTACTTCTGATAAGGATTATGGCCAGCTGGTATCTGAAAAAATAAAGATCTATAAACCCGGTTACCAGGGCAGTGACGTGGAAATAATGGGCCCGGAGCAGGTGTGCGCTAAATGGAATATCAGAAACGTATCACAGGTAATTGATGTTTTAGGGCTGATGGGCGATTCAGTGGACAATATTCCCGGTATTGCAGGTGTAGGAGAAAAAACAGCAGCCAAATTGCTGGCGGAATACGAAACACTGGAAAATGTTGTAGCCAATGCAGAAAACATTAAAGGGGCATTAGGAAAGAAAGTACAGGAAGGAAAGGAGATGGCCATTCTTTCCAAAAAGCTCGCAACTATTATTACAGATGTTCCGGTTGAGTTCCATGAAGAGAATTTTCAGTTAAAAGACTGGAACAGGGAAGAGCTGAAATCCATTTTTGCCGAGCTGGAATTCAGAACATTGGCCAGGCGTTTATTGGGAGAAGAAGTGGCAGCAACTGTAACCACAACCGGGTCCGCCGCCTCCAAAACTTCCTCCGGAAAAGGGGTTCAGATTGATCTTTTTGGCAATGTTATCGGGGGGGATGTGATCGCAGCGCCCTTGCAGCCTGAGGCCGAAGAAGAAGATGCGCCTTCCTTTCCTGGTTTAAAAACAATAAACGACGCACAACCGAATTATAAGGCGGTTACTGATGAAAAAGACATCAAAGCCCTTGTAGAAGAATTATTACCTGTTAAGGAGATCAGTTTTGACACCGAAACGACCAACATTGACGCAAACCTTGCAGAACTGGTAGGTCTGAGTTTTTCAATAAAGGCCGGCCAGGGCTATTATATTCCCTGCCCCGCAGATCAGGAAGCTACAAGGAAAACCCTTCAATGGTTGCGGCCCTTATTTGACGATGAAGACAAACTATGGATCGGCCAGAATTTAAAATACGACCTGCTGGTGCTGAAGTGGTATGGTGTGGGGCTGAACGGTGCCATTTTTGATACCATGCTGGCACATTACGTGATTGAACCGGATGGCAAACGGAACATGGATTTCCTGAGCGAAAAGTTTCTGGGATATAAGCCCATTCCTATCGGTGACCTCATTGGTAAAAAAGGAAAGACCCAGGGAAATATGCGGGATGTGGAAATTGAAAAAGCTAAAGATTACGCTGTGGAAGATGCTGACATTACGCTTCAGCTGAAAGCTGTTTTTGAGCCATTGCTAAAAAAGCGCCAGGTGCAAAAGGTCTTTGACGAAGTAGAGAACCCGCTGGTGCAGGTATTAACGGATATGGAGTTTGAGGGCGTACGGATTGATGAAGAGTTTTTGAAAAACTATTCCCAGGAACTGGAAAAGGAAGCCGCCGCTGCAGAAAAGAATGTTTTTGAAATAGCGGGCGTACGGTTCAACCTGGCCTCACCCAAGCAACTGGGAGAGGTCTTATTTGATAAATTAAAACTGGACCCTTCCGCACGGAAGACCAAAACGGGGCAATATCAGACCGGGGAAGATGTGCTGCTAAAACTGGCAGCAAGAGGGCATGTAATAGCCGATGAGATTATTGCGTTCAGGGAGCTTACCAAATTACGATCCACTTATGTAGATGCTTTGCCGCAACTGATCAACCCTAAAACAGGCAGGGTGCATACCACTTACGGACAGGCAGTAGCGGTTACCGGGCGCCTGGCAAGCAATAATCCCAACCTGCAGAATATTCCGGTACGCACGGAAAGAGGAAAAGAGATCCGCAAAGCATTTATTCCGCGCGATGAAAAGCATGTGCTGTTATCTGCTGACTACTCCCAGATCGAATTACGGATTGTTGCTGCAATAAGCGGCGATACCAATATGGTGAACGCGTTTAAAAACGGTACAGACATTCATACGGCCACTGCGTCAAAAGTGTTTAATGTAGCCATGGAGGAGGTGACCAAAGAAATGCGGTACAAATCCAAAAGCGTCAATTTCGGGATCATTTACGGGCAGGGCGCTTTTGGACTGGCAGACAACCTGGGTATTTCCCGTACAGAAGCAAAGGGAATCATTGAGAGCTATAAAAAAGAATTTTCAGGTATTCAGAAGTATATGGATGACATGATCAATTTTGCAAGGGAGCATGGATATGTGCAAACACTTATGGGGCGTAAGCGCTGGTTAAAGGACATTAATTCCAGCAATTTTACCGTGCGGGGGTTCGCTGAGCGGAATGCCATCAACTCACCCATACAGGGAACGGCTGCGGATATGATCAAACTGGCGATGCAGAAAGTATACACCGCCATGAAAAAAGAAAAGATGAAAAGCCGGATGATCCTGCAGGTGCATGATGAGCTGATCTTTGATGCGGTCCGTGATGAGGTGCAGGAACTGAGGCCATTGATTCTGGAAAATATGGAAAGCGCATTACCACTGCCCTTTGGCGTACCCGTTGTGGCAGAATGCGGGGAGGGTAACAACTGGCTGGAGGCGCATTAGAGAGAGTTATCAGTGGTCAGTCTTCAGTTATCAGTTTTCAGAATTGAGATTGGAGACGCCCTTTCTTATTTGTTATTCCTTATTTATTATTTTACATTTTATATTTCTCAGATCCAGCCCTTTTTCATGGCTGTTAAAACAAGGCCCACGCGGTTCCTTACTTCCAGTTTTTCCATAATGCTGGTGGCATAGCTTTCCACGGTGCGTGCACTTAAAAAAACAGAGGCCGCAATCTCTTTGTAAGTAGCATCAGAGCACAGCCAGGGGATCAGTTCCCGTTCTTTGGCACTGAGCGCCTGTTGGGTCACTTCTTTCTTCAAATAATCATTTGCCAGAGCCTTGCTTACTTTTGCATCATAAAAGATGCCTTCCTTTACAATGGTGTTCAGTGCATGTGCCAGCTCTTTTTGCTGAATGCTCTTTAATAAATACCCTTTTGCACCGGAGCGGATCATTTTTATTATTTTTTCATCATCATCCTGCATGCTCAGGGCCAGTATGATTACTTCCGGCTTATTTTCGGTAAGCCATTTTGCAACCGTATAACCGTCCATTACCGGCATCTGCACATCCAGGATCACTACATCCGGAATATTTTTAGGCTGCCTGAACCGCTCTATCATCTCTGTGCCGCTGCTGCAAACATATAATATGTCAAAATTCGGAATAGAGCTGATCATTGTTGCAAGCGCCTGGGCAATCAGGATATGATCATCCACAATAACGATGCTATGTCTCATCTGCTGCAATTTTATTTAAAGGTAAATCAATGTGCAACTGCGTTCCGTTTTTATTTTCCCACCGGAAGCCGGCGCCGATACTATTGATCCTCCGTTCAATGGACTTCAAGCCGCTTCCGGATCCGATGCGGTATTCAGAAGCCTTTTCCCAGTCAATACCACGGCCATTGTCAATACAGACGATCCTTAAATTTTCATCCGTCAGGGTAATATGGATCTCCAGTTGCGCGCAGCCGCTGTGTTTTAAGCTGTTTTGAATAAACTCCTGGCAAATGCGCACAAGGGAAAGGTTTACCTTTTCATTCAGAAAATCAAAATGCTCATCAGGATAAGTAAAAACGGTCTTACAAAGACCACTTTCATTAATTCTTGCCATTTCTTTGAGAAGATAATGGACAAAATTAAAGTTGGAAAAATCCTGTGTGGTCAGCATTTTACTAATGCTCCGCAGTTCATTCAATGATTCCTGTATCAATGCGTTCTGCGCGCTGATCCTGGTTTTAATGTCATCAATATTGTCCGATTGCAGGGTATTTTCCATTTGCAGGTAGGTCAGTGTTAGTTTTTGCCCGATCGTATCATGCAGCTCGCTGCCAATGTTCTGCATCAGTTTCTGCTGCACTTCCTGGCGCGTTTCCAGCAGTTCCTGTTTATGCAGGATGGCGTTTGCCTCCCGCTCTCTTTTATAAAGGATATTACGGCGGCGGATACTGATAATGACAAAATAGACCGCCATTACCAAAAGCAGCACCGTTAAGATCACCGACAGGAAAAAAACGTTTATTTCTTTTTCGTACATATTATTCCAACGGTTATAATTCCATAGAGAAAATAATTAAAGCCGAAGAAGAGGTAGTAATAAATATAGAAAATTTTGCGGTGTGCCTCCCATAAATAGGTTCTCATGGAACTAAAAGGAAGCGTGCCCAGGTAAAACAACAAAAGCCCGATGGAAAGATACATAAAAGGGTCTCCGGTTACTTCTCCTATTTCTTCGCTGTTCATCAGCTCAAACAGATAATGAAGGCTGCAGGCAGATATAAAAACGGCACTCAATGTATAATTAAAAGTATTTGACTGGGTTATTTTGCTAACAAAAAACTGAAGAAAGGTTATAAACAGAATAACACCAATAAAGCCCTGTATACACCGTTTCCAGTAATTATAACGGGTCTTCCTGTAAAAAAACAGCAACAGGCTTATACATTGCACAGGAAGCATAATGTTCGTCCAAACGTAAATAATCTTTACAAACGTTCCGGGGCCGGAATACATACGAAGCAAAATGCTTGTTGTTTCTGTTAAAACAACTGCAGCCAGAAAATAAATTACGAACCGGCCGGCGTTACCTAATTTTCTCCTGTTGAAAACAGCAGCTATAAAACTCATCCATTCAAGCAGTAATAAAAGGAACATGAGCGTCATAGCCGCAAGTTACAAAGATCCTTAGTTAGAACTTTCCGTGTTTGGAGGCGGGCAACCGCTCCCGTTGTTTAACCCCACAGAAGGATTTGGTGGGGGAGGAGGAGGTAAAAAGCTCATGGCTTTTACTTCTGCAACGCCTCTTTGCGGCCGGTCAAATAAATTATTTGGGTGTTGTCCTTTGTCCGGAACTTCTCCATTGAGATAAAAATCGTGGTAAAGCGCTGTACCGGCTTCTTTATAAGCAGGAACCAGAATAAGCGTATGACGCCCGTCGTGGCTATTGTATTTCGGGGGTGTTTTAAGCCCCGGATAAGCAGCGTAATACATTTTTATTCCCAGCTCAGAAGTGGTCACTTTTTTACCATTTGGTTTTACTACCTTTCCTTCCTTTACCAGCTCATCCATAGCATATACCAGTTGCTTAATGCTATCCAGCGAAAAAACGGTTAGTCTTGCATCATAAAAAGTACTGTCCCCTTTAAGCTTTAAAAAATTGTTGATCCCATCTGTTATATACTGGTATTGGTATTCCCTGAAGGTCTTTGTCATTTTTAAGGCCGTGTCTAAGGATACATAGTTCAGCTTAATATCCCTGGGATTAAGGCTCCCATCAGATACATAAAAGCGGGTATCATTATCGCCTGATTCGCGCAGTTTCCTGTTTTCCAGAAATAAATAGATAAGGCCCGCGAGCATGATGAGGAACAGCAGGATAGAAGGAACTTGTTTCATAAAGAATGTTTTAGTTTTGTCTATATCTCTGTGTAAAGCTAAACCGCTGTGCTAAAGTTAGGAAAAATAATTATATATAGGCGTATATTATATTCGTAACTGTCTGCAAATCAAAAATAATCGTTCCTTTTTATAAGAAGCTGCCTGCAATTGCCTTACCGTAAAAATACGGTAGACCCTATCGTAAAAAACTCCCCAATATTAGGTATTACTGCTATTGATCCCCAACGGGCGTACAGGCATCTTTGTAAAGCGGTTGGCTAAGTAAATGTTGCCGGGCCTGTTCTGCCAGGTCCATAACAGCCGCTAAAAAAGGTATCAAACAATTGTAATGAGAAGAATTATAAAAAGATGGAATTTTCTGAAAAGACCAGCAGTGAAAGAGGAAGTGCAATTTTTTAAGCTGTTTAAATACAGTCGCATACTTGCAGGAGAAACCCGCTCGGAGCTGTATACAACACCCGGCAGGGAGGCCAACACGCCCGATGAAATAAGAAAAAGAGAATTGCCTTTTTTCTATTGCTGGTACAAATACAATACCTCAGCTCCCGCAAAAATACTGATCAGCAAAACAGCGCCTATACATAACTGACAGAATCGTTCACTGCTAAACGTTGCAAAGAGAAATGCAGCATTTGATCAATGCCATCCTGCAAACCGCAAACACCTTTAGGATCGTCCGCCCGGAGGGCGGATGATTTTTTTTATCCTTATTTTCCAATCACAGGCCGAAACTCTTGGATTTGGCCTTATTAAAAGTTATATTGCACAAAAGGCGTTTTCTTTTTTTGATGATGCCTTAACATTTCATTGGTTATTTTTATTTTTTGTTAATTACCTATTTATACCACTCATGTCAAAAACAGCACAACCCCAGGGCGCTTTTTCATTTCTGGATGAAGTGGAAAAGGTGGAGCCATTGCCCAAACCCAAAAAAAATACGCTGAAACCACCGGCCCAGATTGAGATAAGTGAAGAGGTAACCGGTATGGCTGAGGAAATAGCGGAAAAAGCAGCCACAGCAATAGCGGAGAACACAGAACCGGACATCGTTGAGCAGGAAACAGTTGCGCCCGGTACTGATAACAGAGCGGTGGCAGAAACGTTTGAACGCCGTCCGGCTGGTACGAGGGGTCGCCGTTCGGTAAAAGAGAACGCCATTGCGGCAGATGCGGTGGAGATGCCGGACG
This window encodes:
- a CDS encoding PIN domain-containing protein, translated to MAKGNFDLAVFSEILFEYQEIIEQKFSVSTANAFISLLKELPNVHFYTAFYKWLLIDEDDNKYADCAIAGRAYYLISEDKHFKLLKTISFPKVSLLSINEFMALSTKNKKK
- a CDS encoding methylglyoxal synthase, whose product is MDRILEARKRIALVAHDHKKEELLAWAFSCKEQLSAHELFATGTTGNMLEKALHLPVHKLLSGPLGGDQQIGVMIAEARLDVLIFFWDPMEAQPHDPDVKALLRLAATYNLPVACNAATADFMFSSPFMTEAYRALQTDYSQYLKRQLPNQSI
- the uvrB gene encoding excinuclease ABC subunit UvrB, translated to MPFKLHTPFPPAGDQPEAIRQLTEGILEGEKYQTLLGVTGSGKTFTMANVIQNVQRPTLIITHNKTLVAQLYGEFRQFFPENAVEYFVSYYDYYQPEAYMPVSDTYIEKDLAINEELDKLRLRATTSLLSGRRDIIVVASVSCIYGMGNPTDYENGIIRIDRGQTISRQGFLHALVNSLYTRTTLEFTRGTFRVKGDTVDINIPYLDFGYRVTFFGDEIEQIESIDVVTGKRIGKMENAAIFPANLYVAPKDVINQVLFEIQDEMQAQVDYFTQQGRLIEAQRIKERVEYDLEMIKELGYCNGIENYSRFFDRRNPGTRPFCLLDYFPRDYITIIDESHQTMPQISGMYGGDRSRKLILVDYGFRLPSALDNRPLNFHEFENLQNQLIFVSATPDKYELEKTGGVIVEQVVRPTGLLDPPIEIRPSINQIDDLLDEIDKTVKKGDRVLVTTLTKRMAEEMDKYLHRINIKSKYIHSEVDTLDRVEILRQLRLGEIDVLVGVNLLREGLDLPEVSLVAILDADKEGFLRNEKSLTQTAGRAARNVDGKVIFYADTITGSMQRTIDETNRRREKQIAYNMEHNITPRTVKKSKEQVFQQTSVLDIKGFDEKDRNAIGFDEDMITVAAEDPAVYKTIPQMEKAIARTKKEMEKAAKDLDFMEAARLRDEMFRMQKELEDMKK
- the polA gene encoding DNA polymerase I; translation: MDKRLFLLDAYALVFRAYYALIRSPRITTKNKNTNAQFGFTNTLVELITKQKPTHMAVCFDTHELTERHTDFVDYKANRQETPEDILIAVPDIKRIIKGFNIPVIEAPGYEADDIIGTLSKKAADEGYEVFMVTSDKDYGQLVSEKIKIYKPGYQGSDVEIMGPEQVCAKWNIRNVSQVIDVLGLMGDSVDNIPGIAGVGEKTAAKLLAEYETLENVVANAENIKGALGKKVQEGKEMAILSKKLATIITDVPVEFHEENFQLKDWNREELKSIFAELEFRTLARRLLGEEVAATVTTTGSAASKTSSGKGVQIDLFGNVIGGDVIAAPLQPEAEEEDAPSFPGLKTINDAQPNYKAVTDEKDIKALVEELLPVKEISFDTETTNIDANLAELVGLSFSIKAGQGYYIPCPADQEATRKTLQWLRPLFDDEDKLWIGQNLKYDLLVLKWYGVGLNGAIFDTMLAHYVIEPDGKRNMDFLSEKFLGYKPIPIGDLIGKKGKTQGNMRDVEIEKAKDYAVEDADITLQLKAVFEPLLKKRQVQKVFDEVENPLVQVLTDMEFEGVRIDEEFLKNYSQELEKEAAAAEKNVFEIAGVRFNLASPKQLGEVLFDKLKLDPSARKTKTGQYQTGEDVLLKLAARGHVIADEIIAFRELTKLRSTYVDALPQLINPKTGRVHTTYGQAVAVTGRLASNNPNLQNIPVRTERGKEIRKAFIPRDEKHVLLSADYSQIELRIVAAISGDTNMVNAFKNGTDIHTATASKVFNVAMEEVTKEMRYKSKSVNFGIIYGQGAFGLADNLGISRTEAKGIIESYKKEFSGIQKYMDDMINFAREHGYVQTLMGRKRWLKDINSSNFTVRGFAERNAINSPIQGTAADMIKLAMQKVYTAMKKEKMKSRMILQVHDELIFDAVRDEVQELRPLILENMESALPLPFGVPVVAECGEGNNWLEAH
- a CDS encoding response regulator transcription factor, which gives rise to MRHSIVIVDDHILIAQALATMISSIPNFDILYVCSSGTEMIERFRQPKNIPDVVILDVQMPVMDGYTVAKWLTENKPEVIILALSMQDDDEKIIKMIRSGAKGYLLKSIQQKELAHALNTIVKEGIFYDAKVSKALANDYLKKEVTQQALSAKERELIPWLCSDATYKEIAASVFLSARTVESYATSIMEKLEVRNRVGLVLTAMKKGWI
- a CDS encoding sensor histidine kinase, with the protein product MYEKEINVFFLSVILTVLLLVMAVYFVIISIRRRNILYKREREANAILHKQELLETRQEVQQKLMQNIGSELHDTIGQKLTLTYLQMENTLQSDNIDDIKTRISAQNALIQESLNELRSISKMLTTQDFSNFNFVHYLLKEMARINESGLCKTVFTYPDEHFDFLNEKVNLSLVRICQEFIQNSLKHSGCAQLEIHITLTDENLRIVCIDNGRGIDWEKASEYRIGSGSGLKSIERRINSIGAGFRWENKNGTQLHIDLPLNKIAADET
- a CDS encoding MerR family transcriptional regulator; protein product: MSKTAQPQGAFSFLDEVEKVEPLPKPKKNTLKPPAQIEISEEVTGMAEEIAEKAATAIAENTEPDIVEQETVAPGTDNRAVAETFERRPAGTRGRRSVKENAIAADAVEMPDEEELFKKHYYSMGEVTSMFKESHSLIRYWESEFDILKPKKNGKGDRFFRPQDVKNLFLIYDLLRRRKFTIEGAKEYLKNNKKADEKFAAVQSLQRIKGFLLELKAGI